The sequence below is a genomic window from Paucibacter aquatile.
GGGTGGTTACTTCCTGGAGTACAACAACTTCATCCCGGCTGACCCGCTGAAGACGCCAGCGCACATCGCCCCGGTCTGGTACTTCACGCCTTTCTACTCCATGCTGCGCGCCACGACCGACACCATGGTCAATGTGCTGGTGGGCATCATCGGGCTGGGTGCATTGCTGGCGGTCATCAAGGGCAGCTTCAGCGGCAAGGCCAAGATGGCGGTGCTGGTGCTCGCCGTGGTGGCCTGCTTCCTGCTCAAAGTCTTCGACGCCAAGTTCTGGGGCGTGGTGGTGATGGGCGGTGCCGTGGTGATTCTGTTCTTCCTGCCTTGGCTGGACCACAGCCCCGTCAAGTCGATCCGTTATCGCCCTGACTGGCACAAGTATGTCTATGCCGTGTTCGTGGTGTTCTTCCTGGTGCTGGGCTATTTGGGTATCCAGCCGCCGACCGACCTCGGCACGCTGGTTTCGCAAGTGGGCACGCTCTTCTACTTTGGCTTCTTCCTGCTGATGCCCTGGTGGAGCAAGCTGGGCACGCCCAAGGCTGTGCCTGACCGTGTGACCTTCCACGCCCACTGAACAAGCACCGGAGTCCAAAGAATGAAGAAACTCATCGCTACGCTGCTGACCGCCCTGTCTTTGGGTATGGGGCTGGTCTCCGGCGCCCATGCTGCCGGCGGCGGCATCGAGTGGGACAAGTTCCCCAAGGAAAAGATGACCGACATGGCGGCGCTGCAAAACGGTGCCAAGCTGTTCGTCAACTACTGCCTGAACTGCCACGCTGCAGCCTTCAATCGCTACAACCGTCTGCGTGACCTTGGCCTGACCGAAGCGCAGATCAAGAGCAATCTGCTGTTTGCGGGCGACAAGGTGGGCGAGACCATGAAGGTGTCGCTGGACCCCAAGCAAGCCAAGGACTGGTTCGGCGCGACGCCGCCGGATCTGACCGTGATCGCACGTTCGCGTGCTGATGGCTCCAAGGGTTCGGGTGCAGATTATCTGTACACCTATCTGCGCACTTACTACCGCGACGACACCAAGGCCACGGGCTGGAACAACCTGGCCTTCCCCAGCGTGGCCATGCCGCATGTGCTGTGGGAACTGCAAGGCCAACGCGGCGCCAAGT
It includes:
- a CDS encoding cytochrome c1; translation: MKKLIATLLTALSLGMGLVSGAHAAGGGIEWDKFPKEKMTDMAALQNGAKLFVNYCLNCHAAAFNRYNRLRDLGLTEAQIKSNLLFAGDKVGETMKVSLDPKQAKDWFGATPPDLTVIARSRADGSKGSGADYLYTYLRTYYRDDTKATGWNNLAFPSVAMPHVLWELQGQRGAKFAEEADPHDASKTVHVFKGFEQLTPGTLDARAYDSAVGDLVAYLQWMGEPAQAQRFRLGVLVLLFLSVFTVFAWRLNASYWKDVK